ATCGACCAACTTGGCGTAAGAGCGAAGAGCGCCGATCCTAAATATCGGAGAGGGGcataaacagaaaataaaataaattagttttttattagcaATTATTCttagcatttaaataatattggatTGTAAAATTAGCATTGCTTATATTGCAactaattttagttattactTATTTGGTAATGATAGATCTAACTTATCTTTACgctttatataaatgaatgaaatgctATGAAATTTCAGCGTACaaagctaataataaattaataataagaaacAATGTAATTCACGAAAATATTAACCGAACCATCGAACACGAAATTGCATCTAAGTAAAAATTCATCGtgaggttatttttattaacattgatAAAACCGGATATTCTAGTACAGGCACATTGTTGTAATCGTTCGAATTCGTTGCATATTTATAGGCTAGAGAGAATGTTTATTGTTtgctataattattttcagcaTGTCAGTTCGACAGAATTATTTCATCACTTTACAGTGATGAAATTATGTCTTATGCCGGCGtatagtattttcattagatagTAGTACTTATGTGCTTTTAACTAATCAACATATGGTGGTGCATCCAGAAACAGCTCCAGAGCAGTTCTCACAGGAACTCCTCAAAGGCTTTTTGCTGggtcatgattttttgtcacacaaaagattgtgtcaaaaatattttttttttataaaacttattgaaGTTTAGTTTCTAATTATGCTGATTCATTAATTAatctgaataattttaaaacatatatgaaATGTAAGATAATCTGCAAATACCAATCATGATAAAAAGTGgtctatgtcactcctgaaggtttcgtctatttctgtgccaaatttcaatcggcccagtagtttattacaaacaaaagtacaaatcttttctctttatgatattagtatggatgagTATGGATAAAATCTCgtctatgtttgtttgtctgtatgatAGCGatcaacttaaaaattctcaGATTTTtttcggttttcaccaatagatactGTAATTCCTGAAGAacgtataatttatgtttgagccgctagtaaattatattgttatatcaatataatatattgaaaactaAGTGCATGTTGcaaaaaatgtgaattgtttggaaaaaaaaggaaggaaaaaaataacaataaataaggaaaaaggtgaaaataaaggaaaatttcATATCTGAATCACAAAAGTATTGTTTCTTatgttaatatgaaaatttatttatccagtTGTATAAATATTGGCTTATATGTAACACACCCCCTAttgcatatacatataatggcCATTTACACGTTAGGtacaaataatgtataatcAGTTTTTTGTTATGAGGCCTGACATGAAAACAAACATGACAGTACTGatctttgttaataaaaaaattaaaaatctgttgaatttgttaattaaaaaaaaaaattagtctAAACCTATACAttcaaaagtaaaacatttatcataaaaagacACGGCAAGCGATTGCTTACATAATTTCGATTATGTTGCAGTGGTGGTGGAGAGCGCTCAAGAGaatcaaatcattaaaaactaatctataaacaataattttttttgacgaattttcaattttcgtAATGATAAAGACATGTCGAATGCaggaaattttaaatgtcagaCATCTTTCTTATCTGTGATACCTTTGAAAAGGAAGTAAGAATCTCGATCACTATCAGTTGATATATTgcatataatttatctattatacAAGTAAGTGGTCACAATATTAATGTATACGACTCGTATCAATACCTACAATATCTAATCTTTCACACTCATTCCGAATCTCAGCTGCTGTGGATTCATCGTCTTTTCTCCACTTCGGACATTATTATTCATGaggtacatattatttaactcTGTTCCATATGAGTGGAAACCGTGAGTGTCATTGAGCGAGCGTCAAAGAAGAAACCGTGAGTCACGGCCTGCGATGGTGATATTTAAGCAAATTTTTCAATAGTCAGtttcaaactaaaaatattatgaaagaGTCTGGctaatcataaatttatagattattctaaattttctGCGATTACTTCACCTTTTAGTTTTGTTAGTATATAAATTGGTAGTCTCGCAgtgaaaaagaagaaaagtattttttgtaactttattGTGGAtttgtaactttattattaattagggACGAAAATTATCCTTattgtctatttataaaaatgccaGTACTAAAAGTGTCTATGTTGGAACAATCGTTATGAGAGTGtacttatttcatttgtttatgttatctattaaacatattttgtcaaacaaatatggaaaaaagaaaatcgaatttttaacacaatgtAACACTGTTAAGTTCTTAAGCTGTTTGTCCTGgctatatttgttataaaaaggtattggaaccgcgtggtgggtcatggcctaTCATCCTTACCCATACAAAAGGAATGCCAATGTGCATTAGGGACATTAAAATGGCTTTCATGATAGTGAAGAGtgatatgtttatatttgatttgctAGACTCTGCTTCCTTGGAAATTTCGGAAAAGAGTACCAAAGTGTTGCTATATGtggttttatttcacaatctgtgaagttaaaatattcttacaaACTGTCAGGGTATATCTAAAGGAAATAGTGAAATGCTCTAAGAACGACCCACCTATGTACAGAGAGTGGATTTAATTGGAAGGATAGAGCTGTTCTCTCCATCCACTTTCTGgatgattaatttttaatattttgttactgcAATATGATACTGGTCTACACTGGAATATACCGATGTATCAGCACACGGTCATAGGATAATTATGCGGGTTTTCCTGATTGGAATTGTTATATTATGACTTTTTATAATCTtctgattttttataacatcaaGTATGGATAACGAGAGGAAAAACAGTAAAAGTTGTTTGAACTGATGATTTCGTGGAACTGTTATGTAGTGCTGGCTGTTTTATTGCACTTATTACATCATTACataatatcctactaatattaaaacgctcttttagacaaaatctactggacggattgttatgaaatttagtaagtaattgggttgaatataacctggaataaaacaGGGCacatttttatctcgaaattcctaccggagcgaagcccagaggcgcagctagttatacatatatacttattacattACTGGTGTTTAACATATATTTGACTGTACCTTGTTAACAATTCACTTGCAATAAAACAGTACTAGATAGCCGTTCCACGAAGTTCGATGTGATCTTACAAACACTTATATCCTGTTTTCaggacattatatttttacttttaatttatttcttgaaaaCGTTAGGATAAATGGGCTGATACAATGAATTAAAGCAATAACAAAATGacgtttttattgttaaaaaaagttacaacTGACATTAATTTCCGGCATAGATTCCACAGAATAATGGGTTTTTGTTCATCATCAAAAGAAACAGGAAGGGATGATCAGCCTTCACTACGATTTGGTTTAATATTACTGACGTCGTTCCCACAACAAATGCTGgaagaaaagaaattaaaaataataataataatgaatgaatgaataataattttaagtttcattaaaattagcGACACGATGCGGGCGGACACATAAGTGAGCTAAagctcataaaaatatatatatttttatatattttttttgaatattgtattatcattacataatgatgaatagtgttattatattaCCATTGGCTGCAGCCGCTTCAGTTCCCACTTCATTGACTCTAATGTTGGCCTTCTGAATTGCACTAGTTACTGAGAGATTTTCAGTACTATCTAAGATCCCAGTTAGACCGGATTTTGAAGAGTCAAAAATGTCCGTTATATTTAACTGGAAGAGAGAAattgtaatcaaaatttttgaatcaatctcaacaaaaacattttatatttaaaaagttgtttgTACCTTTTCAAGAATATCTGTTAAATCTAAAGTCGTAGTGATATTATGGCGAGGCAAATACAACTGGCAAGTTTCATAAGACAATGAATTAAGTTCTGCGTTTAATACATCagtgtcttttattttttcagctACCGTTGCATAACCATCTATTTCGTTTGGTAGAAAGAGCACGTATGAAAAGTTACCACCTTTGTAAGGAATCTCTAGTatctgtaaaagaaaaaatatatttaattaatcaggtgactatatttataaatatggttgtaataaaaattgtttcgaTTTTACCTCAGCATCAAGGCTAGAACTATTTGCATATTTGTATGATCCCTTCCGGAACATTATTTCGACTGGAACAGTATCATCTTTGGTTATATAGAAATCCTGTGTATGGGTTAAATTTGGATTGAATTGAGTTTCCCAATTACCctgtaaaataattagattTGTAAAACATAGTCAATACAAAGtttgacatattttataaaatatacagacaAGGATGCTACCCATACAATATAGGAAAACCAGCTGTGTTGCTTCTAGACGGTCGTTATTATTGCCAATAAttattagcaaaaataataatattaaaaaaactaataaaaacaaattaataaaagaaaggataaaaattatttacatatgttCAGAAAAATGCGGTAGCGTGCCCAGAAGGCTGACAGCATAAAATAGAAGTAAATAAGTTCTCACCAAGAAATATATCGCGTTGATCAAAACTATTCTTGTGTATTTACTAAACATATTTGGGGATACCAAATCCTGAATGAGACCATTGGTTACTTCATCgacctgaaaaaataattaaataggtgACAACTGACATGTCCTTATTTCATGttggtattaaaataataattaatgtttttaaatgacTTACCCAATCGTTAATAGTATCAGCAGCATTTTGAGTATCACTGAAATCTAGAGTTTCAGCTTTAGAACCAAACACATCAACGGAGTCATCTTCAAAAGTATTAGTCAGTACGGCATTGTTGCTAACGTATGTTTTTGCTTCCAAATCTAGTATGACTTGCTGTTGAGCTTGTACTAAGCTTAATAAAGCAGGAAAGATTTTACGTATCTGAAACATCATATGTTATTATCAGTACTTATTAGAGAagataattgtatatatatctttaataatcataaattttagcaaaattacatataataacaacCTTGAAACGAAACGTATTAAACGTACCCGAAAGAAAATTTACCTGGTCTTTATTATTGAGATTAAGTGCAGACATCAACTGATTGAAGGATTCTCCACAATCAGTCGCTAAAGCCAGTTGAGCCAAGGGAAACAGTACCGAGAATGGTGACATCACTATACTCTTTCCTGAGTTGATCTTTATCGCTTGCTAAAACATTAAGATATTTTGGTGCAAAAATGTCGATTggtaaataatgtaacaatAGACCTGAAACTACTGGAGccaatattttgcaaaaaaaaagagatctgtatctctttttttttgtaaagtacAGATAGGAATTTggattagatttttaaatatagatgcTCACATGCAAAAAGTCGAGTGTGAAGTCAATGTTGCCGGTCGTAAGGCAGTCTTGTGGATCGTCATCCTTGCAATATCCAGTTGAGCAATTAGTTGAATTTGTTGGTGGCGTGGTTTGggctgaagaaaaaaaaaacaaatatactatGAACTACATGatatgacaattttatttcttaaaaacaaatttgaaaacCTTACCAGTCACCTTTACTGTACTGTACtctttaaatcattatttattaattcttaattataatttgatatctattttaataatacacttACTACATTTTTCTGGTTTGACGCATTTGCCATCGTCATTCAAATAGTAGCCATCTTTGCAGTCACAAGCGTTGACACGGCAAAGTTTTATGCATGCTTTAGGTTCTTGACCAATGTCTGAACAATGTTTGTTGCAGTTTATGCCACATCCGGCTTGGGCATTTTTATCGCCACCACAGGAAgctataattaaacttttaatttagaaaacgTTAGGAGAAGTATAGTGCATTAAATGTGTCTTAGCAAATACCCACTGAATTTATTATGATCCTCATAATGTTTCTTCATCTTAgcatattgttattgtttcaaaaatgcaaagtaaaaatatgtacaatttttatagCTTATATGGTAATGTAAaggtcaatttaaataaaatcgaacaCGAGATACTTACGACATTGAGATTTTAGAATACAGCTTCCATTATCAGTTCTAAGGTAACCATTAGCACATACACATCCCTTCTTGCAGGCATCTGGATCTAGTTTTACGCAGGGCACTGGGTTTCCTAGTTGACTGCAGTTTCGGGCATCGCATCCACCATTAGTGCAGTTTGAAAATTCCTCATTTTCCGGACATTTGGGTTGCGTGTCTAAAATATCagcaatgtttattattagaaaggcGTGAAAGATAGTTATGCGGAATAGGGATATTCATCactaatttacatattaatccAAAGTCGATTCCCCGTTATCTGTCTGTCCTTATGTATAGAAAACTACGCACAACTACGAAACCGGAACAGGTTGCCAATAGCcaataaatatagtaacaGCATCGACAGTAAAATAGACATGTACTATAGCCatcatatatatcatataacaatattgtcTTGTCGCTAAACATCAACCTTTCATATTACGGATAAGACAGTCTTGGTAATGAATTcgatattcattaaaataaccaTGATCTAATAAACATGCAAGATATTTACACTCACCACACTGATCTGGTTTGACGCATTTCCCTTTGCTA
This sequence is a window from Plodia interpunctella isolate USDA-ARS_2022_Savannah chromosome 6, ilPloInte3.2, whole genome shotgun sequence. Protein-coding genes within it:
- the LOC128670488 gene encoding antichymotrypsin-2-like isoform X1, with the translated sequence MWKLLMLAAILANTHFANSGSSGTKSSGSGSSSSSTSSQSSSSSLSSSSSNFSQTCGANATYVDCPAAQCRPKTCAAVGFPIACPALAEDGNCPGEPGCICDVGYVKNDKGVCILATKCPSCGGDKNARSGCGVNCNKHCSDIGQGPKACILICYSNSCDCKDGFYLNSKGKCVKPDQCDTQPKCPENEEFSNCTNGGCDARNCSQLGNPVPCVKLDPDACKKGCVCANGYLRTDNGSCILKSQCPSCGGDKNAQAGCGINCNKHCSDIGQEPKACIKLCRVNACDCKDGYYLNDDGKCVKPEKCTQTTPPTNSTNCSTGYCKDDDPQDCLTTGNIDFTLDFLHQAIKINSGKSIVMSPFSVLFPLAQLALATDCGESFNQLMSALNLNNKDQIRKIFPALLSLVQAQQQVILDLEAKTYVSNNAVLTNTFEDDSVDVFGSKAETLDFSDTQNAADTINDWVDEVTNGLIQDLVSPNMFSKYTRIVLINAIYFLGNWETQFNPNLTHTQDFYITKDDTVPVEIMFRKGSYKYANSSSLDAEILEIPYKGGNFSYVLFLPNEIDGYATVAEKIKDTDVLNAELNSLSYETCQLYLPRHNITTTLDLTDILEKLNITDIFDSSKSGLTGILDSTENLSVTSAIQKANIRVNEVGTEAAAANAFVVGTTSVILNQIVVKADHPFLFLLMMNKNPLFCGIYAGN
- the LOC128670488 gene encoding antichymotrypsin-2-like isoform X2, with the protein product MWKLLMLAAILANTHFANSETCGANATYVDCPAAQCRPKTCAAVGFPIACPALAEDGNCPGEPGCICDVGYVKNDKGVCILATKCPSCGGDKNARSGCGVNCNKHCSDIGQGPKACILICYSNSCDCKDGFYLNSKGKCVKPDQCDTQPKCPENEEFSNCTNGGCDARNCSQLGNPVPCVKLDPDACKKGCVCANGYLRTDNGSCILKSQCPSCGGDKNAQAGCGINCNKHCSDIGQEPKACIKLCRVNACDCKDGYYLNDDGKCVKPEKCTQTTPPTNSTNCSTGYCKDDDPQDCLTTGNIDFTLDFLHQAIKINSGKSIVMSPFSVLFPLAQLALATDCGESFNQLMSALNLNNKDQIRKIFPALLSLVQAQQQVILDLEAKTYVSNNAVLTNTFEDDSVDVFGSKAETLDFSDTQNAADTINDWVDEVTNGLIQDLVSPNMFSKYTRIVLINAIYFLGNWETQFNPNLTHTQDFYITKDDTVPVEIMFRKGSYKYANSSSLDAEILEIPYKGGNFSYVLFLPNEIDGYATVAEKIKDTDVLNAELNSLSYETCQLYLPRHNITTTLDLTDILEKLNITDIFDSSKSGLTGILDSTENLSVTSAIQKANIRVNEVGTEAAAANAFVVGTTSVILNQIVVKADHPFLFLLMMNKNPLFCGIYAGN